A region of the Triplophysa rosa linkage group LG5, Trosa_1v2, whole genome shotgun sequence genome:
AGGATGAGATTtttaagctccaaaaagtgcatccatcgatcaaaaaaCTGCCCGACACGGCTCCCTGGGATTAATAAAGGCTTGTCGTAAATAAAGTTGCAAATATGGATATTCTTTCCGTTCAGAAGACCTTTATTAACCCCATGGAgcagttttttgaaagttttttagacaataacgagtgaaagtagttaggttagatacatttgagtaggcctgttttgttaaaaatcgatagctgtaatgcttcggtgcagaaggaagcccgtgagccacgaatgtaagtgttagatttaatttccgcataaataaataaaagcccacaaaatcaagaattgtgaagtgttAAACTCACTTTACCTTACTGGCTATAGGGTAGGAGGAAGGGATGCCTTCTGGCTATTCATGggaggaggggattccttctaagctaaacattcttgGTCCGAACttctataccttatttggtcattctgtgaatccctggacatatgaaacctgccagatgtcttttggcaccgtatataaagacttgtagtttctaaaataaatgagttcaaaagcttgatgcctctctgtgtcttgtttttgtgctcccagatctgcagaataATTCTCTCacaactgtcatggctctgcttccttagtcatgtttttcttggtcctgtagcagagccatggcaaagtctttggttatgtgtggagagaaacatattattgtccttttgacaataatatgcgttctctccagtgtcttgttactggccccgcccctctcgtttcctgtattgtctccctcttgtgtcttatgttctacacctgcccttgctcgttatccctcgtttgtcttccctatttaaaccctcatgtttcattgtcctgtgttcggtcattgtgtttgctaTGTGGTTTCATGTTGTGCTTACCGTCTTCTCATGTTTTTGTTCCTGTTGTGGATTCCCCTGTCTCAttgtagtaagtgttgagtttagttcaGGTCTATTGTTTGTTAGTTTAGTatttagttagtctttgtcccTGTTTAtcctttgtcattattgttttaccccctcgtgggcctttgttttgtgttttatattttattattgaagTCTGTTGTccaacgctgcctgcaattgggttcttctcctcaaGTCCGTGAcacacaacatccaacctatttatgatttgattctactggtgatccaaaacacagaaaaaaatgtagtgtTCGTAAGGAAACAGAAATTTAACAAGTGGGGGTTTCGTCCTGTTTACTCATCGGTAATCCGGGGAAATTTTGATAATTCTGTGTTTTGAAGACCGCGCTAGACTGAAAGACATTCTACGGGTATCCAGCAGTATCACACaggtaagagtttttttatAACCTTCCTGTGATATACTGTTAATGGCAGTTTCCGCACGTTTGTGATGGGTTTCTGCAGAGTTGCGTGTGACACTCCGTGACGATAACCGAGGGCCAGGTTTCGTCCTTTGAAGGCGAGAGGCACACGACGCATGCGTATTTTGATACATTGACTTTATTACAAACTTGTAATAAGTAACGAAAAAAAAGGAGTTGGATTTTGTGGGGGAAGTTTTCgtcttttacttttcttttctaACATTTGCTTTGTTCATTTGTTGAGTATGGGACAAGAAATATCTAGACCACTACCAGCTGAAACGCGGTAGATTTTATGTTCAGAAATAACAAGGGTTATTGGACACAACCATTTGTTGATAATTTGGCTGGATGGTCTGAAAGCGCCGGACCGCAAATTGACAAATATCCCAGATTCGGTTCTTTTAAGAAAGATGATATGGAGTTAATGAAATCCATGGTTAAAGCTGGATGGGGTAATCCCCAGTGGGATTATAAATATATGTGCGAATCGTATGAAAtttggcaaaaaatgaaaaaaatatggaaCCAAGGTCCCGAGCGTGTTGATAAATCGAACAAAATCTCGATCGATGCACCGTCAACTGTAAAGACACCTCCACCTTATGATACAACCGTAATTTCTGTCCAAACTCATGCTCACACCAACTCAAATTTGTATCCCTCATTGCTTTCTTTTTCCTCGTGTGCACAACCCCCTCCCCCTCCCGAGTTAAACAAAGAAACTTTACACGCTGCAGCTCAGCCCTCAATGGCTTGGGTCCAAGAAGGTCCTAGAATTATTCTTAAACCGGCAACAATGACAGACATTGATACTATATGTAAAACTCTCCCTAACCCGAATAATTCTAACAAATTTGTAGATGTTTTCCGCTCACACACAAGATATGCGCAATTAAGCGCATATCTTGATGATGTTACTGAATCGTCTCTTATTGTGGAAATCCCTTCTTTAAGTCTTGATAATGATGACTTGGATGGCTCTGGTATACAACGAGACCCTCATGAATTTTGGTGGGCCTATCCCGATAATGTCACTAAATTTTTCGAGCAGGTTAAGCTTTTTCTAGATGCCCGTGCTCATGTCTGTAGAGATCTGACCCATGCCACAAATACCAAGCAAAATAAGGGCGAATCCGCTTCTGCTTTTGTTTCTCGTTTTAAACGTGTGTGGGAAGAAGATGCTCGTATTCCAGTAAGCGGTGAAATGTCCTCACTGTTTATAAAtacgtgcttaaataatatgaatCCTGATTTGGCACATTTGGTTCGTGTAACGACTGCAAATTTAATGCAACAAACTGTTGACTTACTAACGCATTCATGAGTTAGATGCATCTGGTGGTTTCACTTCTTTTCTGTTTAAGCCGAAACATGAAGTTATGCTGGCAGCTTCTCAACAGCAAATGGCTGCATTGTCGGTGCGTACCAGAGGGAACCAAAGGGGCGGACCTCAATATAATCGGGGCCCGCCTCGGGGAGGTCTTAAAAGGTACGGGGTGTGTCATAACTGTGGCAAATCAGGCCACTGGGAGAGAGAGTGTAGATTGAAACAGGAACATGATATCGTACGTCTGCCTCGAGCACCACAGATCAACCAAACTCAAGCACCACTATATGGCATTGGTTCTGCTGAATCGCGGAGATGCATACAAGCTTCTGTTAGAGAGCACTGTGCTGGACCCAAGATTCCAGACTCTACCGCAGCTAGACCATAACCAATGCGAGTCTGTCTTCCTGAGGGTGCAGACAAAGGCTGAACAATGGCAGCAAAATCAGGTATAAGTCAGTTTGAATTGCTTTACTCTTTTTGTAagtgtgaaagtgtgtgtgaatTTTTTTCCCTACTAGATTTATGTTCCCAGTACcaactaaaaatgtttaatggattaatgcaaagtgtgtgtgtgtgttagaaacATGATTATGGATACACTTACTGTTTGCATTTGAAGtgttatttctgttatttatatatttatttttatttatactgtttataatttttttatgttcgATTTGTGGAAAGGAGTTAGATTTCTCATGTGAAATCGTACAGGGGAGAAGCCAGTCGGtagcaaaacattttgcagtgtttgcaTGTCCTTTACTGCATagaattcattaaaatagaagtaaaATAACATTCATTACAAGTTGATTTCAAAATCCACctaaaatgttttgcatttcgTGATTTTCTGTTGAATAAAAGACTATTTTCCATTCATATAGTTCATAATTGAGGATTTCttaaaaatagtgtaaaaaCCTCGTCTCATCTCGTTCTCGTGAACCCAATCTCGTGTCTCGTGGAGTAAgcgtctcgtcacacccctattaCACCAACATCAACCATGCAACTTTTGCAATGAAAAACCGATTTGAAGTGTTTtccattcatattttttaatatctgaaattacatttatgcaataaTTTGATTTAAACCAGCATTTCAATTATGATATGGTATAAAAAATAAGCTTCACTTTGGCGAGATTTAAACCACAATTCTTGTGCAAATCGAAATCTCCTTTTCTTCATTTGCATAGTTTCAAAACCCAGAGGGCTTACAGCATTGCATCAGACAGTCTGATGATCTCAATGACAGAATCAATGAGGTTAATCAATTCTGATCGGCTCACCTGAGCGACAACCATCAGTTACTCAATTCTTAGCAATTTAGCAATCTCTTCTCACTAAAGTAtatcaaatgaatgaaaatcGACTCATTAAAGTGCATGAAAACATTCTGTCTAAACACTATAGTTTACTACTAACTGTCA
Encoded here:
- the LOC130553765 gene encoding uncharacterized protein LOC130553765: MELMKSMVKAGWGNPQWDYKYMCESYEIWQKMKKIWNQGPERVDKSNKISIDAPSTVKTPPPYDTTVISVQTHAHTNSNLYPSLLSFSSCAQPPPPPELNKETLHAAAQPSMAWVQEGPRIILKPATMTDIDTICKTLPNPNNSNKFVDVFRSHTRYAQLSAYLDDVTESSLIVEIPSLSLDNDDLDGSGIQRDPHEFWWAYPDNVTKFFEQVKLFLDARAHVCRDLTHATNTKQNKGESASAFVSRFKRVWEEDARIPVSGEMSSLFINTCLNNMNPDLAHLVRVTTANLMQQTVDLLTHS